A single Bufo bufo chromosome 6, aBufBuf1.1, whole genome shotgun sequence DNA region contains:
- the ADO gene encoding 2-aminoethanethiol dioxygenase, protein MPRDEMNSLIQKIARQARLTFRGAGSSGDGKGFAENVTQLRKLVSEIRAQDLKIRPRKSAQAPISLPQNPPVTYMHICETDGFSMGVFLLKGGSSIPLHDHPGMHGMLKVLYGKVLINGFDKMEPEPPGNNGSVLRAVLRSTGEYSDTSPACLLSPHRDNLHQISAVDGPAAFLDILAPPYDPDDGRDCHYYKLLPQAPSSASPEQTGDGGAEASGVHPREVWLLEIPQPDDFWCGGEPYPGPKVSV, encoded by the coding sequence ATGCCGAGGGACGAGATGAACTCCCTGATCCAGAAGATCGCCCGCCAGGCCCGGCTGACGTTCCGCGGTGCAGGCAGCAGCGGGGACGGGAAGGGATTCGCCGAGAATGTGACGCAGCTGAGGAAACTGGTGAGCGAGATCCGGGCCCAGGACCTGAAGATCCGACCGCGGAAGAGCGCCCAGGCCCCGATCTCCCTGCCGCAAAACCCGCCCGTCACCTACATGCACATCTGCGAGACGGACGGCTTCAGCATGGGGGTCTTCCTCCTGAAGGGCGGCTCCAGCATCCCGCTGCACGACCACCCCGGGATGCACGGCATGCTCAAGGTGCTCTACGGCAAAGTGCTCATCAACGGCTTTGACAAGATGGAGCCCGAGCCCCCCGGAAATAACGGCTCCGTGCTCCGGGCTGTGCTGCGCTCCACCGGGGAGTACAGCGACAcgagcccggcctgcctgctcagCCCGCACCGGGACAACCTGCACCAGATCAGCGCCGTGGACGGGCCCGCCGCCTTCCTGGACATCCTGGCTCCCCCCTATGACCCGGACGATGGACGGGACTGCCATTACTATAAGCTGCTGCCGCAGGCCCCGTCCTCCGCTTCCCCCGAGCAGACCGGGGACGGCGGGGCCGAGGCCTCCGGGGTTCACCCCCGGGAGGTGTGGCTGCTGGAGATCCCGCAGCCTGATGATTTCTGGTGCGGGGGGGAGCCCTACCCGGGGCCCAAAGTGTCCGTCTGA